The following proteins are encoded in a genomic region of Drosophila willistoni isolate 14030-0811.24 chromosome 3R, UCI_dwil_1.1, whole genome shotgun sequence:
- the LOC6649560 gene encoding neuropeptide F, producing the protein MSNTMRCILIVCVAFALLATSCSVEASNSRPPRNNEINTMADAYKFLQDLDTYYGDRARVRFGKRNPMAQLFRNRMLDASNVNGANGELMVHAIGEEEGGF; encoded by the exons atgtCCAATACAATGCGTTGCATTCTGATTGTTTGTGTGGCTTTCGCTCTCCTGGCCACCAGCTGTAGCGTTGAGGCATCGAACTCGAGGCCTCCACGTAACAATGAAATAAACACCATGGCAGACGCATATAAATTTCTTCAGGATCTGGACACCTACTATGGGGATAGGGCGCGAGTAAGGTTCGGCAAGAGAAATCCCATGGCGCAATTGTTTCGCAATCGAATGCTAGACGCCAGTAATGTAAATGGGGCCAATGGCGAGTTG ATGGTTCATGCCATTGGCGAAGAGGAGGGAGGATTCTGA
- the LOC6649561 gene encoding lysosome membrane protein 2, with translation MKLFTSKNQRNAKLLRCASFGMTLILFGSLLLLTNPAKNILETQLSLRSGSLLYYLWLSPPLDVYINVFMFNYTNVDAFAAGEATKLKIEEVGPYVYKEVLSNHNVTLNEANNTVTYSPRREYIFVPERSVGDPKVDRIRAPNIPLMGISTLASGLSMFASLGMSALTKRLKAEPMLEVTVHEYMWGYEDHLVHLASKFVPSLIDFSSFGIMEKLFREGNESTVVNMNLLEPKDKQGVKLPNVPRAYSLNSVNYERGFKRWEYDDASNGTQCNRIWGGHDATLFPLDMNEQDLFYIYRRTFCRRLPMRFNRTAKYDGMDGFEFVMEPNVFDSELRNSNSSCFCKNNRCLKQGVGNVSPCYYNMPLAITYPHFMHADPSLLERFDGLNPDESRFTSSFVIQPQIGAPMQGTHLRLQANQMVGKVSFNRQMAPYENMVLPLLWVDLNIDTFCLALRLLIHGINWGFQLLQWSVALSMLMVGVYQLSVGILLCLWPGVSFFKVDKPASTKSPAMRKASLVAVLQQEEQQLLFQNEQKSKLAMA, from the exons ATGAAACTATTTACCAGTAAAAATCAACGCAATGCAA AGTTATTGCGATGTGCCTCATTTGGCATGACATTGATATTATTTGGTTCACTACTCCTGTTAACAAATCCGGCAAAAAATATCCTAGAAACG CAATTGAGCTTGCGTTCCGGCTCACTGCTTTATTACCTTTGGTTGTCTCCTCCCCTTGATGTTTACATCaatgtttttatgtttaacTACACGAATGTGGATGCCTTTGCCGCTGGCGAAGCGACCAAACTAAAGATTGAGGAGGTAGGCCCCTATGTCTACAAAGAAGTCCTCAGCAATCATAATGTGACCCTGAATGAGGCCAACAACACTGTTACCTATTCACCACGCCGTGAGTATATTTTTGTGCCGGAGCGTTCGGTGGGTGATCCGAAGGTTGATCGCATTCGTGCTCCCAACATACCATTGATGGGCATCAGCACCCTGGCGTCGGGTCTTTCAATGTTTGCCTCTCTGGGAATGAGTGCTCTTACCAAGCGTTTGAAAGCTGAACCTATGCTGGAGGTGACCGTGCACGAGTATATGTGGGGCTATGAGGATCATCTGGTGCACTTGGCCTCCAAGTTTGTGCCCAGCCTGATTGATTTCTCCAGTTTCGGTATTATGGAGAAG CTCTTTCGTGAGGGTAACGAGAGTACGGTGGTAAATATGAATCTACTGGAGCCAAAGGATAAGCAAGGAGTAAAATTACCCAATGTGCCAAGAGCTTACTCATTAAACAGCGTCAATTACGAGCGAGGATTCAAGCGTTGGGAATACGATGATGCCAGCAA TGGGACACAATGTAACCGCATTTGGGGAGGTCATGATGCCACCTTATTTCCATTGGATATGAATGAGCAggatttgttttatatttaccGCCGGACATTCTGCCGTCGTCTACCCATGAGATTTAACCGTACTGCCAAGTACGATGGTATGGATGGCTTTGAGTTTGTTATGGAGCCAAATGTATTTGATAGCGAACTGCGCAATTCGAACTCGTCGTGTTTCTGTAAAAACAATCGTTGTCTTAAACAAGGTGTGGGCAACGTATCGCCCTGCTACTACA ATATGCCTTTGGCCATTACCTATCCACATTTTATGCATGCTGATCCCAGCCTTTTGGAGCGTTTCGATGGTCTCAATCCAGATGAATCACGCTTCACCTCCTCCTTTGTGATCCAGCCA CAAATTGGAGCTCCAATGCAAGGAACTCATTTGCGTCTACAGGCAAATCAAATGGTTGGCAAAGTTAGCTTCAATCGCCAGATGGCCCCCTATGAGAATATGGTCTTACCCTTGCTCTGGGTAGATTTGAATATTGACACTTTTTGTCTGGCCCTGCGTTTGCTCATACACGGAATTAACTGGGGCTTTCAATTGTTGCAATGGAGTGTGGCTCTAAGTATGCTAATGGTCGGTGTGTATCAGCTGAGTGTTGGAATTTTACTTTGTCTATGGCCAGGAGTCAGTTTCTTTAAGGTTGACAAGCCTGCCAGCACAAAGAGCCCGGCTATGCGGAAGGCTTCCTTGGTTGCTGTCCTCCAGCAAGAGGAGCAACAATTGCTCTTCCAGAACgaacaaaaatcaaagttGGCAATGGCCTAA
- the LOC6649562 gene encoding uncharacterized protein LOC6649562 has translation MKSSNILALQWLCLLLLPPSSIQFETDCGCRPARRTPRIIAGATTNEGQFPWQASLELLHPSLGFLGHWCGAVLIHQYWILSAAHCVHNDLFNLPIPPLWTVVLGEHDRDVESGHEQRIPVEKIVMHHRYHNFRHDVVLMKLTKPADINRSSNVRRICLPFMLAGVPENEANAMSGTSMTEDVLSQQLELDDVPEKIDNFLRSVQGRRRYRNVTAPSMRDLMNMKILSRLRQALAQRSPRSLKRTRRRNDKLMKLDTEQESGAPKSYENPREMAFVECVATGWGKANISGDLSNQLLKTHVPLHKNRRCKDAYGSFVNIHGGHLCAGKLNGKGGTCVGDSGGPLQCRLSHDGPWILAGVTSFGSGCALEGFPDVYTRTSYYMKWIEDTIASH, from the exons ATGAAGTCATCTAACATTTTGGCCTTGCAATGGCTTTGCCTATTGCTTTTGCCACCCAGCTCTATACAGTTTGAGACAG ACTGCGGCTGTCGTCCGGCACGTCGTACTCCCAGGATAATAGCTGGAGCCACCACCAATGAAGGCCAGTTTCCTTGGCAAGCCTCATTGGAGTTATTGCATCCTTCGTTGGGCTTTTTGGGTCACTGGTGCGGAGCCGTGCTGATACATCAGTATTGGATACTCTCGGCAGCACATTGTGTTCACAA TGATCTCTTTAATTTACCAATCCCTCCATTATGGACTGTGGTATTGGGTGAGCACGATCGCGATGTTGAATCGGGCCATGAGCAGCGTATACCCGTCGAGAAGATTGTAATGCATCATCGGTATCATAACTTTCGTCACGATGTCGTCTTGATGAAGCTAACCAAGCCAGCGGATATAAATCGCTCATCAAATGTTCGACGTATTTGTTTGCCCTTTATGTTGGCCGGAGTTCCTGAGAATGAGGCTAACGCAATGTCTGGCACATCGATGACCGAGGATGTCCTTAGCCAACAACTGGAGTTAGATGATGTACCCgaaaaaattgataattttCTGCGTAGTGTGCAGGGAAGAAGACGCTATCGCAATGTGACAGCTCCAAGTATGCGTGATCTGATGAACATGAAGATTTTAAGTAGATTACGTCAAGCGCTGGCCCAACGTTCGCCGCGTAGTTTAAAGCGCACACGTAGACGCAATGATAAGCTGATGAAGCTCGATACGGAGCAGGAGAGTGGTGCACCCAAATCCTATGAGAATCCGCGTGAAATGGCCTTTGTGGAATGCGTGGCCACTGGCTGGGGAAAGGCCAATATTAGTGGTGATCTCTCCAATCAGTTGCTAAAGACTCATGTGCCGCTTCATAAAAATCGCAG GTGTAAAGATGCCTATGGAAGCTTTGTGAACATTCATGGTGGCCATCTTTGCGCTGGCAAACTAAATGGCAAAGGTGGCACCTGTGTGGGTGATTCGGGTGGTCCATTGCAATGCCGTTTGAGTCACGATGGCCCCTGGATATTGGCTGGTGTTACCTCTTTCGGTTCTGGCTGTGCTTTGGAAGGATTTCCCGATGTTTATACCCGTACCTCGTACTACATGAAATGGATTGAAGACACGATCGCCTCTCATTGA
- the LOC6649563 gene encoding calexcitin-1 codes for MSISDFRKKKLLFLFNVFFDVNRSGEIDVKDFELAIDRVCELRGWAKDTPKNKETYDVMMAIWTGLRSKADKDNDGQVSVDEWCNMWDAYAKDPSSVMDWQNAYMNFMFDLEDASHDGGIDVTEFTLVCSSYGLEKGECEEAFAKMAQGQTDVTREQFAALWKEYFAAEDANAPGNFIFGKTSFV; via the exons atgtcgATCTCCGATTTTCGTAAAAAGAAGCTTCTCTTCCTGTTCAATGTGTTCTTTG ATGTGAACCGGAGTGGTGAAATCGACGTAAAGGACTTCGAGCTGGCCATCGAC CGTGTTTGCGAATTGCGTGGCTGGGCAAAGGATACGCCAAAGAATAAGGAGACTTACGATGTCATGATGGCAATTTGGACTGGACTGCGATCGAAGGCCGACAAGGATAACGATGGACAG GTCAGCGTGGATGAATGGTGCAACATGTGGGATGCCTATGCCAAGGATCCGAGCAGCGTGATGGATTGGCAAAACGCCTACATGAACTTCATGTTTGATCTCGAGGACGCTTCCCATGATGGCGGCATCGATGTAACTGAATTCACACTAGTCTGCTCCAGCTATGGTCTGGAGAAGGGCGAATGCGAAGAGGCCTTTGCCAAAATGGCCCAGGGTCAGACCGATGTCACTCGGGAGCAATTTGCTGCTCTATGGAAGGAGTATTTCGCTGCCGAAGATGCCAATGCGCCGGGCAATTTTATTTTCGGCAAGACTTCCTTTGTTTAA